In Thunnus thynnus chromosome 4, fThuThy2.1, whole genome shotgun sequence, the DNA window aatgtaatatattttattttttatatgatGTATCTAcacaagtcagaaaaaaataaaacctacaATTAAGTTAATGTTTCTGTCAAATATTAGGATAAATTCTGAAACAACTCTCAATcccaaaaaaattaaaagttaaaagaaaacaaaattttcAGACTTATCAATGTTTCTAGGATGTTTCTATgccttttctttatctttatctgcAGCTTCCTGGGGTTTGTTTGCATTGTTGTTCCTCAGGCGCAGACTGAGTTCCTCAGTCAGGACAGTGCAGCAGGTTTTCTAGGGGAAagacagtgaaacaaaacatttcaatatgGTCAAGAATTCAGTGTAAACATGGGTGTGTACGTGAGCGAGTATGAAtgtctgagtctgtgtgtgtcttttgcaTTTTGTTCTAAAGCTGATGTGAAAACTAACTGAGGACAATCTAAAATCCTATTGGAAAAACTCAAATACAAGCTAAAGACAAGACTGTTTGGTTTAGTTTGAAAACACTGAGGAGTTTTTTCGGCTGACAGAAGTGATTTGTGTATGCGTTTGCACGTACCCTCTGGTCCGCTGCACTGCTGCGGCTCCTGGAGGTGAGCTCCAGGACAGCCAGCAGTGTTCCCAGCCCCAGGCCCAGGGAAAGAATCAGAAACATCCCCTTGAGACTGTGCGGCTGCACAGCTGAAGACTTGGCCTTGCCTGCCATGCAGCTGCTGGCCCACCACTTGCTTCTCAGGTATGCCAGCTCTCCTGCCTCGCTCAGTTGTAGGATTGCAATACTGAGGTTCTTTATGATGGGAGAGCCTTAAGGAAATTGATAGTTTTGACATGTTAATTATAccattttaacatcttttttttaaatttcatgtttaCTGAGGTTCCAAACTGAGTAGCCTCACCGAGTGGGGCAGCGATGCTATATCCCCTCATGCCAATGACTTCATGAGCTCTGACCAGTTCACAATGGCGTGCTACTGCCAAGTCCAGAGAGACAGACTCTCCAATAAAGGCATAGTTGCCCTCTTTTGCACGCCGGATTCCTTCATCCATAGATGACACAAAGCTCTTAGTCCTCTCCATGTGTTCATGGATTCTGCGGTACACGGGGTTGTTTGAATTctggatgaaagaaaaaaagaataaaagagaatAGAAACAGCTGTGAGATAAGTGATCCATCAGTGATCCAATGTACAAACTGTCTTTCAATCTTAACTACAAGGAGATAAAGATCCTCATATTTACCCTGAAGAAAGCAAGTGTGGAGGAGCCAGCCAGGCAGCCATACTGAATTGTGTCCTGATTGGCCAAGTCCTCAAACCCTTTCACCGTCAGGTGAGTGGACTCAGAGCTCTTAGAGGAGCTGAGATTAGAGAAATAACAAGCCAAGAGGACAATGGAAAATAACCACCAGCTGCAGCAGATGACACGTCCTGAAAGAGCTCTGGGGTGAGGACCAGCACCtgacaacacaaaaaaagaaaaaaaaaaaaaaaagtcaaacgcTAAGAGGGAGAAATtttgcagaaagaaaaaaatatgaataatctAAAAGAaatctgagagaaaaaaagaacagcaagTGAGAAATTTAGTTGAGTGTGAAGATTCTCCTCTCTATTTCTTGTATTGTTTTGACATACAAAGTGTTTGCTTTTTACCTTGCAGAGTCAGAGCTCCAGCTGTGTACCAGAGGCTGTGGATGAGACTGAATCTGTTCTGCTCACTCTGAGGCTGACTCCACTCACATGGGCTGAGTCTGTATttgcataaaaatattaattattaatgtgaCAGCACTCAAAGGGATTCCACTGCCAGCAAAATATGTGGAAATATCCACAAACATGAAGTAGAAATTCACAATTAAATTCACAGCACATCAGTAAacatccataaataaataataattatcactttttaaaagaatgaCACTACTTGCATCACCAACCTGGCAACTATAAAGATGCAAGCAGCTGTCCCCAGGTAGGCAATTAGTATGCCGACCCAAGTCTCTGCTGTAAAGGGGGTCAGGAAATCAAAGAAGCCTGCTCCCTCTGAGATGTCCTTCCTCAGCAGAATGCTGATTCCTGTCTGCATGAACGGTTTGGTCATCCCCACCGCTTTCTCCCGAGCTGCAGTGAGAGTCAGCGGAGCAATTGCAAGGTCTGCCTCCTGTAAAGAATCCAAAAATACAGTTGACATGTAAgatatattaaataattcaatatttttaccAATAACATCCCTGTTAAGGTTACACATATACCTGTATTTTTAATGCATTGATCATGAGTCACATATGCCAGTTGGGATATTCAAGCTTCTGCAGAGTAGTTAGCTGCCCTTTGACCCCTCCAAATGTCCGCTGTCATGTACTCACCCCTCTCACCACCTCTCCGATCATCCCATTCCAGTTCCCGCTCTCATCCTGTCGGCCGTATGAACTGTCTCTTACCAGCTGCACTTTGTACTTGAAGCCCAGCT includes these proteins:
- the si:dkey-183j2.10 gene encoding glutamate receptor U1, translating into MQTKTVRMLFGLFVLSAGFFFNVGICTAELRITTIKQEPYTMSKGSQLEGFCMDLLSEIAKKLGFKYKVQLVRDSSYGRQDESGNWNGMIGEVVRGEADLAIAPLTLTAAREKAVGMTKPFMQTGISILLRKDISEGAGFFDFLTPFTAETWVGILIAYLGTAACIFIVARLSPCEWSQPQSEQNRFSLIHSLWYTAGALTLQGAGPHPRALSGRVICCSWWLFSIVLLACYFSNLSSSKSSESTHLTVKGFEDLANQDTIQYGCLAGSSTLAFFRNSNNPVYRRIHEHMERTKSFVSSMDEGIRRAKEGNYAFIGESVSLDLAVARHCELVRAHEVIGMRGYSIAAPLGSPIIKNLSIAILQLSEAGELAYLRSKWWASSCMAGKAKSSAVQPHSLKGMFLILSLGLGLGTLLAVLELTSRSRSSAADQRKTCCTVLTEELSLRLRNNNANKPQEAADKDKEKA